One part of the Thermococcus sp. Bubb.Bath genome encodes these proteins:
- the glmU gene encoding bifunctional sugar-1-phosphate nucleotidylyltransferase/acetyltransferase: MKGVVLAAGRGERLRPLTDDRPKVILKVANRSIIEYVLENLDPFVDEFIIVTRYMGKKLIEALGDEFNGKPITYVEQLPGDGTAKAVESAREHVGDEDFIVVNGDIYFEAEALRELISAFRRESADAALVVKEFEDLSHFGMIEVEGSLVKGVREKPGKVRGYANLGIYAFKPVVFDFIEKTDLSDRGEYEITDTLNLMIKDGRKVVCAVYDGYWNDIGRPWNLLELNEYLLKNKLKHDVRGTVEEGAVLIPPVEVGEGTVIRSGAYIIGPVKIGRNSNIGPNCFIRPYTSIGNNCHVGNAVEVKNSIIMDHSNAPHLNYVGDSIIGENSNLGAGTITANLRHDRGNVKVEIKGKLEDSGRHKLGAIIGHGVKTGINVSIYPGRKIGSYSFIGPGAVVDKNVPPKSLLVVKQEKAIREVQ; encoded by the coding sequence GTGAAGGGTGTTGTGCTTGCCGCCGGCAGAGGTGAAAGGCTCCGCCCTCTGACGGATGACAGACCAAAGGTCATTCTGAAGGTAGCGAACAGATCCATAATAGAGTACGTGCTTGAGAACCTAGACCCATTCGTGGACGAATTTATAATCGTAACCAGATACATGGGTAAAAAGCTCATTGAGGCCCTTGGAGACGAGTTCAACGGAAAGCCGATAACCTACGTCGAGCAGCTTCCTGGAGACGGGACGGCCAAGGCCGTAGAGTCTGCGAGGGAGCACGTGGGGGATGAGGACTTCATAGTGGTTAACGGCGACATATACTTTGAGGCTGAAGCGTTGAGGGAGCTTATATCGGCCTTTCGGCGTGAGAGCGCGGACGCTGCCCTCGTAGTTAAGGAGTTCGAGGATTTGAGCCACTTCGGCATGATAGAAGTCGAAGGGAGCCTTGTCAAAGGTGTGAGGGAGAAACCCGGAAAGGTCAGAGGGTACGCGAACCTCGGGATTTACGCGTTCAAACCGGTTGTCTTCGACTTCATAGAAAAGACGGACCTGAGCGACCGCGGAGAGTACGAGATAACCGACACGCTGAACCTGATGATAAAAGACGGAAGGAAGGTCGTCTGCGCGGTTTACGACGGTTACTGGAACGACATCGGAAGGCCCTGGAACCTGCTGGAGCTCAACGAGTACCTCCTCAAGAACAAGCTCAAACACGACGTCAGGGGGACGGTCGAGGAGGGAGCTGTTCTAATTCCCCCCGTGGAGGTCGGAGAGGGGACTGTGATACGAAGCGGAGCGTACATCATCGGGCCCGTCAAAATAGGCAGGAACTCCAACATTGGCCCGAACTGCTTCATAAGACCCTACACGAGTATCGGCAACAACTGCCACGTCGGAAACGCAGTAGAGGTGAAGAACTCCATCATAATGGACCACTCCAACGCACCCCACCTCAACTACGTCGGCGACTCGATAATTGGCGAGAACAGCAACCTTGGAGCTGGAACGATAACCGCCAATCTGAGGCACGACAGGGGCAACGTAAAGGTGGAGATAAAGGGGAAGCTTGAGGATTCGGGGAGGCACAAGCTTGGGGCCATAATCGGACACGGCGTCAAAACGGGAATAAACGTCAGCATCTACCCAGGAAGGAAGATAGGAAGCTACTCCTTCATCGGGCCTGGAGCGGTAGTTGATAAGAACGTCCCTCCCAAGAGCCTGCTGGTTGTCAAGCAGGAGAAGGCCATCCGGGAGGTGCAGTGA
- a CDS encoding DUF835 domain-containing protein: MADWVAILNFLSRWALFAAVTYKAYQTKDKGWALLSIAFFIDALNIENYILTPLGIKIPDCVYPLASKISDFYIGLLLPWGAAHLKNGKTTFRHVIYLGTIVVVSYVWLFLLAINAFGDNFAVNSSVPSLVLGGAMIYAGYVLWSNVVSTRLWDRLFPTGLILVGALNLTYPVGRPIEWYSTMAFFLAALGRLSSAVGALFFVFYPIKEPEYSAKVKTRLIPGAYIFSSMEKAIKKLGKDIVSSCVAVVRMDPEKAASAFHGDSVVFWVTKAKDGIIREEHPRIIAIEPQKLGILQDLISKELEKGYKRVYVDALEYLKNEMDFNTAMKFLLAVKDIAISHGGTMILVANLNAFDEKERKLLIKEFGEGGL; this comes from the coding sequence GTGGCCGATTGGGTGGCCATCCTCAACTTTTTGTCGAGATGGGCCCTGTTTGCAGCCGTGACGTACAAAGCATATCAAACCAAGGACAAAGGGTGGGCCCTCCTCTCGATAGCGTTTTTTATCGACGCCCTCAACATAGAGAACTACATCCTGACCCCACTTGGGATAAAAATACCCGACTGCGTCTACCCCCTGGCATCCAAGATTTCCGACTTCTACATAGGACTCCTGCTTCCCTGGGGAGCCGCCCATTTAAAGAACGGAAAAACGACCTTCCGGCATGTTATCTACCTCGGAACAATAGTGGTGGTCTCCTACGTCTGGTTGTTCCTTCTTGCGATTAACGCCTTTGGAGACAACTTTGCAGTCAATTCAAGTGTCCCCTCCCTCGTGCTCGGAGGAGCCATGATATACGCTGGCTACGTGCTCTGGAGCAACGTCGTGTCCACTCGCCTCTGGGACAGGCTCTTTCCGACTGGGCTCATCCTTGTAGGTGCCCTAAACCTGACCTATCCCGTGGGGCGGCCGATAGAGTGGTACTCGACAATGGCCTTCTTCCTGGCGGCTCTGGGAAGGCTTTCATCTGCAGTGGGGGCACTGTTCTTTGTGTTCTATCCAATAAAAGAACCGGAATACAGTGCAAAGGTGAAGACGAGACTAATACCCGGCGCTTACATCTTTAGTAGTATGGAAAAAGCCATCAAAAAGCTCGGAAAGGACATCGTGTCGAGCTGTGTTGCGGTCGTCAGGATGGACCCGGAGAAGGCGGCTTCAGCCTTCCACGGTGATTCCGTCGTTTTCTGGGTCACCAAAGCCAAAGACGGCATAATCAGGGAGGAACATCCCCGCATAATTGCAATTGAACCTCAAAAGCTGGGAATCCTCCAGGATTTGATATCAAAGGAGCTGGAGAAGGGGTACAAGAGAGTTTACGTGGACGCGCTGGAGTACCTGAAAAACGAGATGGACTTCAACACCGCAATGAAGTTCCTTCTTGCAGTCAAGGATATAGCAATATCCCACGGGGGGACCATGATTCTGGTGGCAAACCTCAACGCATTCGATGAGAAGGAGAGGAAACTCCTGATAAAGGAGTTTGGAGAAGGAGGCCTCTAA
- a CDS encoding TBP-interacting protein, whose amino-acid sequence MEYDSLSPRLKRVYTQVRYLDDYHWSIRDESIEGVHKKSGLQVRILAADNREHAIKLADEGSGSGITIIAVPDKGVFTVHNGVFIMTYRYVRATLSDVNDHIVWNGFKISSNGDALVQEDFYDYLGGRLIEHIKENAVIGQDYVFWQFYKCEKCGKYVDIDSLELHLKGHGIKLHEKSEERYEILEINFRDGKVYDRFGEEVPTSKFSEEAKEFLSESMHR is encoded by the coding sequence GTGGAATACGACAGTCTGAGTCCACGGCTCAAAAGGGTTTACACACAGGTCCGTTACCTTGATGACTATCACTGGTCAATACGCGATGAGAGCATAGAGGGCGTTCACAAGAAGAGCGGGCTCCAAGTTAGAATTCTGGCCGCTGACAACAGGGAGCACGCCATCAAGCTCGCCGATGAAGGGAGCGGGAGCGGCATAACGATAATCGCAGTTCCTGACAAGGGCGTTTTCACGGTTCACAACGGCGTTTTCATAATGACATACAGGTACGTCCGCGCAACACTGAGCGATGTTAACGATCACATAGTGTGGAACGGTTTCAAAATCTCAAGCAACGGCGACGCCCTCGTTCAGGAGGATTTCTACGACTACCTCGGGGGAAGGCTTATAGAGCACATCAAGGAAAACGCCGTCATAGGCCAGGACTATGTTTTCTGGCAGTTCTACAAGTGCGAGAAGTGCGGCAAGTACGTCGATATAGACAGCCTTGAGCTTCACCTGAAGGGTCACGGCATAAAACTCCACGAAAAGTCTGAGGAGAGGTATGAAATCCTCGAAATCAACTTCAGGGACGGCAAGGTGTACGACCGCTTTGGGGAGGAAGTCCCGACTTCAAAGTTCAGCGAGGAGGCCAAGGAGTTCCTCAGCGAGTCAATGCACAGATGA
- a CDS encoding preprotein translocase subunit Sec61beta: MAKDKTTLPPTGAGLMRFFDEDTRAIKVSPKGVIALTLILVAFEIFLNLFGPSIFG; this comes from the coding sequence ATGGCAAAGGACAAGACGACGCTTCCTCCAACCGGTGCCGGTTTGATGCGGTTCTTCGATGAGGACACCAGGGCAATCAAAGTCAGCCCAAAGGGTGTTATAGCACTCACGCTCATCCTAGTCGCGTTTGAGATATTCCTCAACCTGTTCGGCCCAAGCATCTTCGGCTGA
- a CDS encoding acetate--CoA ligase family protein, whose translation MSAKEKALEVIESVLKSGRTALVEYEAKQILKAYGLPVPEEKLAKTLDEALHYAEEIGYPVAMKLMSPQILHKSDAKVVLLNIKTPEELKEKWEVIHENARRYRPDAEILGVLIAPMLKVGREIIIGVTEDPQFGHALMFGLGGIFVEVLKDVTFRIIPITERDARKMIREIKSYPILAGARGEEPADIDAIVNLLLKVSELVDDLRDYIKEMDLNPVFVYNEGEGAVVVDARIIVKEPVEKKEEEIGSDYKERCA comes from the coding sequence ATGAGTGCTAAAGAAAAAGCCCTCGAGGTTATTGAGAGCGTTTTAAAGTCCGGAAGAACGGCTCTGGTAGAGTACGAGGCGAAGCAGATCCTGAAGGCATACGGCCTTCCTGTTCCTGAAGAGAAGTTGGCGAAGACCCTTGATGAGGCACTCCACTATGCGGAGGAGATAGGCTACCCGGTTGCCATGAAACTCATGTCGCCGCAGATTCTCCACAAGAGTGACGCGAAGGTCGTTCTCCTCAACATAAAGACCCCAGAGGAGCTCAAGGAAAAGTGGGAGGTCATCCACGAGAACGCGAGGAGGTACCGGCCTGACGCAGAGATACTCGGCGTTCTGATAGCGCCAATGCTCAAGGTTGGCAGGGAGATAATCATAGGTGTCACAGAAGACCCGCAGTTCGGCCACGCACTCATGTTCGGTCTCGGCGGAATCTTCGTCGAGGTCCTCAAGGACGTCACCTTCCGCATAATCCCGATAACAGAGCGCGACGCTAGGAAGATGATCAGGGAGATAAAGAGCTACCCGATCCTCGCCGGTGCCCGCGGTGAGGAGCCGGCAGACATAGACGCCATCGTCAACCTCCTCCTCAAGGTCAGCGAGCTAGTCGACGACCTCAGGGACTACATCAAGGAGATGGACCTCAACCCGGTCTTCGTCTACAACGAGGGCGAAGGAGCGGTCGTCGTCGATGCAAGGATAATCGTCAAGGAGCCGGTCGAAAAGAAGGAGGAAGAGATAGGTAGCGACTACAAAGAGAGGTGCGCCTGA
- a CDS encoding acetate--CoA ligase family protein produces the protein MAEKIVEEMRPFFDPKAVAIIGATNKKGKVGNVIFENFRINKERGIYKGEIYPVNPKLDEIEGYKVYKSVEELPGDTDLAVISIPAPFVPATMRDIAKRGIKAVIIITGGFGELGEEGKKMEREIYEIARANGIRVIGPNCVGVYVPDTGVDTVFLPGNKMDRPKSGPIAFVSQSGAFAAAMLDWAAGEEIGIGKMVSYGNKIDVDDADLMDYFIHDDEINVVTFYIEGVKDGRKFIEAAKRITKVKPVIALKSGRTEYGAKAASSHTGSLAGADTIYDAVFKQTGIIRAEDFEHMFDLAKAFAALKDKLPKGNRIGIITDGGGAGVMASDAVARFGLKMADLSEETVKFLRENFPPHAVPKNPTDVVGDTDAERYRIAIEGFVNDPNVDAIVIIVLFQVPLLEEEKIIDILAEYQTKSDKPIVAVAMGGKKTDYYARMLEEKGVPVYPTPERGVRAMAGLVKYAEYLHRVEGE, from the coding sequence ATGGCGGAAAAGATAGTGGAGGAAATGAGGCCCTTCTTCGACCCGAAGGCGGTCGCTATCATCGGTGCAACCAATAAGAAGGGTAAGGTAGGAAACGTCATTTTTGAGAACTTCAGGATAAACAAGGAGCGCGGAATTTACAAAGGGGAGATATACCCTGTTAACCCCAAGCTCGACGAGATAGAGGGCTACAAGGTCTACAAGAGCGTTGAGGAGCTCCCCGGTGATACTGATCTGGCGGTCATATCGATACCCGCGCCCTTCGTCCCGGCCACGATGAGGGACATCGCGAAGAGGGGCATCAAAGCCGTCATAATCATCACCGGCGGATTCGGTGAGCTCGGTGAGGAAGGCAAGAAGATGGAGAGGGAAATCTACGAGATAGCCAGGGCCAACGGCATAAGGGTCATCGGGCCCAACTGCGTCGGCGTTTACGTTCCTGATACCGGTGTTGACACCGTCTTCCTGCCCGGGAACAAGATGGACAGGCCCAAGAGCGGTCCGATAGCCTTCGTCAGTCAGAGTGGTGCTTTTGCCGCTGCCATGCTCGACTGGGCGGCCGGCGAGGAGATAGGCATTGGGAAGATGGTCAGCTACGGCAACAAGATAGACGTGGACGACGCCGACCTTATGGACTACTTCATCCACGACGACGAGATAAATGTCGTTACCTTCTACATTGAAGGCGTTAAGGATGGGAGGAAGTTCATTGAGGCCGCCAAAAGAATAACCAAGGTCAAGCCAGTCATCGCTTTGAAGAGCGGCAGGACCGAATATGGCGCGAAGGCGGCATCGTCCCACACCGGCTCGCTCGCCGGAGCGGACACGATATATGATGCAGTCTTCAAGCAGACCGGCATAATCCGCGCCGAGGACTTCGAGCACATGTTCGACCTCGCTAAGGCCTTTGCGGCTCTTAAAGACAAGCTTCCAAAGGGTAACAGGATAGGTATAATCACCGACGGCGGTGGAGCCGGAGTTATGGCCAGCGACGCCGTTGCCAGGTTTGGCCTCAAGATGGCAGACCTCAGCGAGGAGACTGTAAAGTTCCTGAGGGAGAACTTCCCACCGCACGCGGTTCCAAAGAATCCGACGGATGTAGTCGGTGACACTGATGCCGAAAGGTACAGAATAGCAATAGAAGGCTTCGTGAACGACCCGAACGTGGATGCGATAGTAATAATAGTCCTCTTTCAGGTCCCGCTCCTCGAAGAGGAGAAGATAATTGACATCCTCGCTGAGTACCAAACGAAGAGCGACAAGCCGATCGTTGCCGTCGCAATGGGAGGTAAGAAGACCGACTACTATGCGAGGATGCTTGAGGAGAAGGGAGTTCCCGTTTATCCAACCCCTGAAAGGGGTGTTCGCGCCATGGCAGGCCTCGTTAAGTATGCTGAATACCTTCATAGGGTTGAGGGGGAATGA
- a CDS encoding sugar phosphate isomerase/epimerase gives MIGLSMTAYGGKSLEGFEAWVGSAKELGFEFIEILSEWPHYLKRENASFFREVLDSYGLKATVHAPFSDLNIASFNERIREASLEVISETVELASELGALIVTVHPGHCSPISVKNRENYLEIHRRSLMEITRWSEEYGIKIGVENMPCFPILDAQNCDRLMEIIGGMEIDVTFDVGHLNTTTRNFDRFIELFGGRIVHVHLHDNSGKRDEHLSLGDGTVPWKRVVPKLPDVTWALEVSDLKSARRSLEFLRNLH, from the coding sequence ATGATAGGCCTCTCGATGACAGCCTATGGTGGGAAGAGCCTTGAGGGGTTTGAAGCGTGGGTTGGGAGTGCAAAAGAGCTTGGCTTCGAGTTCATTGAGATACTGAGCGAGTGGCCGCACTACCTGAAGCGAGAGAACGCGAGCTTTTTCAGGGAAGTTCTTGATTCTTACGGCCTGAAAGCCACGGTCCACGCTCCCTTCAGCGATTTGAACATTGCCTCCTTCAACGAGCGCATAAGGGAGGCTTCACTGGAGGTAATTAGTGAAACAGTGGAACTGGCCTCGGAACTGGGAGCCCTCATCGTCACGGTACACCCCGGCCACTGCTCCCCAATCAGCGTGAAAAACAGGGAAAACTACCTGGAAATCCACCGCCGCTCCTTAATGGAGATAACCCGCTGGAGCGAGGAGTATGGGATTAAAATCGGCGTGGAGAACATGCCCTGCTTCCCGATTCTAGATGCCCAAAACTGCGACAGGTTGATGGAGATAATCGGAGGGATGGAGATAGATGTCACCTTCGATGTCGGGCATCTTAACACGACCACCAGAAACTTTGACCGCTTTATAGAGCTCTTCGGTGGTAGAATCGTTCATGTCCACCTCCACGATAACTCCGGGAAGAGAGACGAGCACCTTTCCCTTGGAGACGGAACTGTGCCGTGGAAAAGGGTCGTGCCAAAACTGCCTGACGTGACGTGGGCCCTTGAGGTGAGCGACCTGAAATCTGCCCGTAGAAGCCTCGAATTTTTGAGAAACCTGCATTGA